The Artemia franciscana chromosome 13, ASM3288406v1, whole genome shotgun sequence genomic sequence TTATGTGGAACTATCACTTCCCTTCTTCAGCGAGGTCAGAGTCAATTGGACTGTTCTTCTTACAGACCAATCACGGTTACTTGTAATcttagtaaaatccttgaatatatcCTACTTTCTTTCATCAATTTGAATGCTAATTTTGGGGAGAACGCAGCTCGGTTTTCGGTTTGGCATTGGTTGCCAGCCCGCGCTTTGTGCTCTGGCTTGCCTTTTTAAAGATGCTTCTGCTAAAGGCTATGGTCTTCACATTTGTTTCATCGTTCTTTCTAAGGCTTTCGATagtattggtaaaaaaaaggtaaaggtaaaggatacggcattagactttacagtccgtaccggcggtgctgttctccgtttcttggcccttcagccaggaagtgcaatggggggttgggggccagccctCCTGTGccttcgcacacccttcctaaTCGATAGTATTGTACACAGTTAGGCTCCTTGTTCTCTTTATAGTCACGGAATTAAACTTtcgctgatttttcttcttaagttCTGGTATGGTAATTCCtatcttcgaattaaaactaattatacCTTCTTTTATTTTCCCTGTTCGTCGGGGGGTACGGCAGGGTGGAGTATTATCTCcaagtatttttaagtttttatttctagTATCCTTGAAAACATACCCTCTATGTGTTTTGTTGGGTTAACTGATATTTCTTACCTTGCTcatgctgatgacattcttctaattagccgGTCTAAACTCAGATTATCGCAGATGGTTAATAaagtttcttattcttttactaaaatcggtcTTTTGCTTAACGCTGGTAAATGTGAGtatcttttctttcaattctccATCCCCTCCTAATCCTCTAAGCTCTAAAATTTTTCCATTCCTCAGGTAGATTCGTtgcggtggttgggtattacacctacctaaaatttaatatcttttcgtGAGCGTGCCGTCCGGGATGCTAGAACGAAGATCCagattggttactctaaaattgtagctAATCGAGGCAAATATAATCGTATTGCCCTTGGAAAGCTGTATTCTGCTTATTCagatcattctgttctttacctttctgggctttatCCTATACTTAGGAATAAGGATTTTAGTGATATTCGGGTGGTCTATTTCCGATTTTGTAAATATCTTCTTTATCTTCCTCTTTGGTatagggatttaaaattaataaataagtttcaccTCCCGAATATTACTGAAATGCTGACTGGTTTACACAAAAAGATTTTGGAAACAGCGTAATAACATTTGCCGCCTCATCATGGTTTCATTCGGTGGTTtctctaattttatttatttaatgttactgttgtttaattgtttttagtttttttttgtgtaatgttattgttgattttggtTTGTGTTTACTCCACTATGTATCTTTTGTATCTTTATATATAAgtgggctatatatatatatatatatatatatatatatatatatatatatatatatatatatatataaatatatatatatatatttgaccataaaattgtctaaattgctatatataccgctgagtatttttatacttattttaatACATGCCATCGAATCATATTTCCACGATCAGTTgtttacaaatcaaaattttacaggacaattcttttacttaatgctaaatcttaaaatttttatttttctgctcaACAGACATACcgagatttaaaatttgaattgaatatatgaaaatctaaagattaaaaagaattaattagaaatctaccacagcttgaaaccctgagaatttaaatcgccaatctatacctatcaaacacaaaaataacaaacacataattcGTTATGTTTTAAGGATATTTcaactcatatacttagtttgaagcttATACCTAtatgcatctttattagagttaatatttttctgacgattttggtctttattcgaatattttaaggtgaatagaagaggaaatactaacgaagagtTCTAAACTGACAAGACTCTACACTGACAGGACTAGCCATCATAAGCATTCATCAAAATATTGAGGTGGACACCGACCATGGAATAAATAGATATAGCGGTTGTggaaatacataaatatacttttttttataaaattgtgaattctgtaacTTAAGCGAAATATAAAGagctttaaaaagtggaaagatacgctacgttgttatgaaaagtaaaattttgattagtaaatttttgagattgcgtcaaagttgacactgtttatcaaaacactattttaaaaaaacagtgattagttaatgtTTTATTGCCTATACTTTAAACCTTCGTTTTGAATTTCTTCTATGTatttctatctcttcgttctgtttttcttgttacactcCCAAAATAGCTAGTATTTAATGTTAAGATATATTTTACAAACATACAAGttatatctttattttcatttcctaCTCATCATTACTATTGTAGTTACTAAGCGATGTCATAAAATTAAGCGACATGCTAAATGGACCTACACAAATTGTCTCGaagagtgcatgaccccaaaagatgcttcaagaccaatctttttttgacaatataaagcttaactcactcgctatagcCGTCAGAAatgcaaaggcaaaaaactatgcagaaaatattaaacattatttatttttatagatggtgaacaactttttatttttttaaggcggtttttataacttactatttttgtatcaatatttttacaccATTCtaatttcaacaaatttattagaactttaaccctcaccagatttAAGGTTAAATTTATGActatttccactacctacctacaacacataattgtcgaggttccctttaaattgcaggTTTTgctttgttcgcaagtttatcgaAGTAGCCTATTATGCCCCgccccctaaagaaaatcctggatctgcTGTCAGTGGCTTATAATTACTCCACAAGTACCCAACAAAAAGGCAAGAGACAGGTTAGGCAGCCCGGAATGGGCTAATATTTGGCTAAACAGAATGCACAAGCATCTAAAGTAGCTCCCTGGTAGGTGGTCTTGAGAGGTGTTTTGCAGCGACAAGCACGTATTACCTAAAGCATTAGAAAAGCAAAAGCATCAAAAATAGCTCGTATTATTAAAAACGTCGAATTGTTGACTCTTATAATTTTGCCAgaagttattttatttcacCTTACTGAGTTGAATACTGTGCTGATGGGCACTAATTACTCTGTTGGTAAATTATGGGTTCAACTTCAATCGATAGGAAATTTTTTTCGATAAATTACCTGGTTACCTGGTAACTTGATAAATTACCTGGTTATGATTATTATTGTCGAGGGAATGTTTATCTTTCATGAGCCAAATTGCAAATGTGCTTATGTGAACAATCAATATACAACTAAAAAGGAAGATGATTGTGCCTCAAGTCTCCATGATTGCATTCTGGggattcaaaaactttaatagtaaaataaaatacagtttTGTCTAAGAATGTGAATATTATCCCtgtgaatttgaattttttttcattagggtTCACTTATGCTATCCAAAAGTTAGAAATGGATctcaattataaaatttattttgctaataaaaatatatttcaattcaTTTTCTAGTAAGCTAACATTAGCATGAAGTTAGAAAAACATATATTCCCTTTTAGAATAGCTTTCCCAGTAAAGTCTACTCTGTGTTTGTCTTCTctctattgaattttttttttgcaggtcaaaaaatagttttgagcATCAAGTCAAATTCTACAATGTTGAGTCCAGTCACTTCTCATAACCTTGTAGCTGATTACAAAGGTTCCGAATATCCTGACAAAGTAGTTGTTGTCTCTGGTCATATTGACAATTGGGATGTTGGGCAAGGTGCCATGGACGATGCTGGAGGGATGATGCTTGGTCTTATTGCAGTCGAAGTTATCAATAATCTTGGACTACCAAGGCCAAAGCGTACAATCAGAAACATACTCTGGACGGCAGAAGAGCAAGGTTTACTTGGTGCAGAGAAATATTTCAATCAACATCAGAACGAGTTGAATAACTTTGTTTTTGTCATGGAATCTGATTCTGGAACATTTGATCCGCAAGGTTTGCAGTATACAGGAGACAGACAAAATGGCGAATGTATCATTAAAGAAATTGTTTCAATGCTTGCACCTATTAACGCTTCCAAGTATGAGTGGACCTCTGGAGCTGTCAGCACTGATATAACTCATTTCACCGATGCTGGTGTTCCAGGTGCTGGATTATGGGATCCGGACGAGATATACTTTTACTTCCATCACACAGAAGGTGATATGATGACTGTTGAAGACCCAGATGCCCTTGATAGAGCAGTGGCACTCTGGACTGCGACCGCATATATTATAGCTGATTTGAACAGTGATTTTCCTCGATCTACTTCAACATGCCTTTATTCACCttcaattttgtctttgatcCTTCTTGTTTATGCACTTAAGACACTATTATAATTGATTTATTGGGACATTCTTTTTTACTAGCTTGTGTGTAAGACTTGTGTACGAAATTGTATAAGCTATGtaattaaaaacaacttttctgCTAAAGTGAACGAAATGatattgtttttgctttttttcgcttATAATATATTCATACTAATTATGAAATTAGCTGATATTCGTAATCACCAGTACAACGGACCCCAGTCTTATCttggccattttttttaatggtttcaACTCTACCTATTACTAGCCAGCAGCTTACATTTAATATCGAGACACAGGCAAATATAGCGTCGGACGTATTAAAAAGTGTATTTTGGCAAATGTGCGTTGTTCAGACACATTTATTCATAACATGACACACGAAAAGGGCTAGCAATGCCATAATTTTCATCCACAATTCGCATGTATGATTTCTTCTGTATCAAAGATCCCAGATAGTCGATGACTTCATCTACATTGTTGGTAAGAATATGTTTCAAGACTCATTATCTAAGGTCCAAAGCACCTTAAGAGGCACTGGCACCTGATATTCACTTCGGTTGGAAGGGAGGCTTCCAAATTTCCTCCCTCTCAGTTGTTTATAACCTtcccttcaattttttatgCTCAAGCATCCTTCACTTGTCTCGTGTGTGTTTCCAAGCTAATATTGATTGAACTGCGTCTGTTAATGATTAAGAACCTTCAAGTTCAACTCCAAAACTCACTGAAACTAAAAGTTGAGAAGTTAAGCTGAATAGGTGAACCAAGAATTCAAACTTAGAATTAAGCTTGACTGTGAGCTTCTTAGAGTATTAaagtttagaaataaaaataaagtttagaaATAAAGTTTGGCAAATGTGCGTTGTTCAGACACATTTATTCATAACATGACACACGAAAAGGGCTAGCAATGCCATAATTTTCATCCACAATTCGCATGTATGATTTCTTTTGAATCAAAGATCCCAGATAGTCGATGACGTCATCTACATTGTTAGTAAGAATATGTTTCAAGACTCTTTATCTAAGGCCCAAAGCACCCTAAGAGGCACTGGTACCTGATATTCACTTCGGTTGGAAGGGAGGCTTCCAAATCCCCTCCGTCTCAGTTGTTTATAACCTTCCCTTCAAGTTTTTATGCTCAAGCATCCTTCACTTGTCTCGTGTGTGTTCTCAAGCTAATATTGATTTAATTGTGTCTGTTAATAATAAAGAACCTTCAAGTTCAATCCCAAAACTCACTGAAACTAAAAGTTGAGAAGTTAAGCTGAATAGTTGAGCCGAAAATTCAAACTTAGAATCAAGCTTGACTGTGAGCTTCTTAGAGTATTAAAGTTTAGAAATCACGCGTTTATCAAATTTTAAGGTATAACCTTTCCGATAGACTCTATAGtgcaaaaaaagtagaattgctaTTCAACAATTTTTAGAGAGTAATTCCAAAATGATTAGGCTCGTGACAAGGGATTTGAAGGCCTGACATTTTTGGACTCTAGAAATGCACAACTTTGAATCTATACTTGAGTCTATACGTTGTCTTTGAGTCTATACGTCATAACTTTGAGTCTATACGTTGTCACTTTGTAGTAGATATTGATGAGATAAACTCAGCATACACgcctttttaatgaaattgttGATAATAAATTACAACTGTTCTAAAAAAGgacgacaaaaataaaacttacctgAGCAGAAAACATTCAAAGAGCGAACCTTGCTAGCACTAATTGAACCTcaaaaatttacattaaaaataatagatatactaaaaaaaaacctattctTCCTTCTAATTATAAATATCGTAATCTCTTAAGTTCAAAAGTTCTGAGTTAAGATTATTAGCGTTGGATCATATTCCATAGTTTTTGAAAGCACAGGGACAACAGAACGTCAGAACAAGGTGCTGTTATTCGTCATGTTGTTATTAAAACAACATCATTGGCCCAAATACTGGCAAAACACTCTCGATGGAAAATTATGAAAGAACAGTGCAgttagaataattaaaaaagcttGTATTAGTATTCATCATTCTGCGACAACACGGCTGCACACGGCTGCACAGCTGCCTCTCTGTCTCAAGGATATGCTCCATGcagaaatcaaaatatattttgcctgTTCTTACAACTAGAGGACATGTAAAAATCTAGACTTGTGAgaatattttcagttaaattgaGAAATGAAcacattttgtttgtttttatcgaGACTATAATCACCCTTATCGTGAAGTCAATAGATTATTCTTAGAAAATCTATGTTTTCTGTCTTTCCTTTTTGAACTCAGTTAATAATTGAAGTAATTTATACAAATCAACTTCACAAAAAGCTGCGAATGGATTATCACCTTCTCATTGCAAGAAGgtgaaataattatatatacaaATCTTCACAAAAAGCTGCTAATGGATTATTACCTTCTCATTGCAAGAAggttaaatatttatttagagCGTAAATAAATGTTACTTTTAAGCAAGTGTATACTGGAttctctcagttaaaaaaaaatggtaatgaatTTGAGTGGAGGGTCCCGTAGTTGGAgttgttttccttttaaggCACAATTCCTATTACCTTTCATTTGCTTGATAACATTTTCTTGTCTTTTCGAGTTTTGATTTTACTGATGGTTCTACGATGATGGTTTCAATGATGGCTCTACGAAGATTAGTtgactgaaaataaatttttgcgtttaaataaaataagaaaaaatatttctttttcagatgaaagtaggaaatgaggttagaattttaaaacgaaaagaaagttCGCCTTTAGcggcttctttttttattggcttaatatatcttatataaaaataattcaacttttaaaaagatGGAAAAATTTTTCTCCCAGAAATTACATTTTGTTAACCCAATTTCAGGAAATCATATGACTGGCTTGCAAAAACGCATTACAAATACGCAGGGATTAAAGCACCTTTTATAACACAGATGTACTGACCTTTCCGCAAATTCTCGAATTCCTTATTGCCTTAATCTAACAGCCCGTACTAACGAACAGTTCGTAAAAATTCAagctaacaaataaaaaatgacataCAGAAATGTTTTTACGGTCATCctgaatatgtaaaattcatcaagttaaAGTTATGCAccaaaagttactagcctggGAATTCGGAAAACAGCGGAAACGTCTCCCAAAAGACGTATGATCTTGGTGAAAACTATATCACCCAATTGACTAAATTAtctacttgtttttctttctttgttatatatgttggtcatttttctatttcctgtttgttctttctttttttgcttttgtatttgttttttaattttttttcttctttatttgctTCTCTTTTTATACTCattgaatgtatttttttcatataacaAAAGAgagtaaatataaattattattattattattattattattattattattattattattattattattattactattattactattatgtCAGGACATTAGAGAACTTTGTTATAACAATTTCAAACTCCTATTCACAtaatttgacaaaaatgacCCAAAGATTGATACCCTTTGACATCCTTTCTGACCAAGTTATGCCCGGATTTCATCTGGCCCTCTGGTTTCTTCTTCGATGAGGAATTAGGGGCTCCTAGCAGTACCTGATGGGTCAGGGTCTATTCCAGGTGCCTCATTATGTGACCTACCCACTTGAAACGTTTTTTCGTAATCATGTTGGAAACGTCACGCTTTTGTCCGCATAATTTCATCAGTCGTAGGTTGCTGATTTTTTACGCCAGGCGTATGTTGCTTACGCCCTGTAGACATTTTGGTCAAAACTGTAAAGCTGAGACTCTTCCTCCACCTTGAGGGGCCATTTCTCACATCTATATAACAAAATTGAACGCACAAATGTTGCATAGATCCTGAGCTTCTTCACGTAATTGATTTCCCTTCTAGTCCAAAGTATCTGCAGAGCTGGCCAAAGACGAACCAAGCTTTGCTAATCCTGCCTTGAATCTAACTAGTAGCCCCACCTTTAGAATTTATCGATGACCCTAGGTATTTGAACTCTTCCAACCTCTCAATAGGTTCTCCGCTAGGATGATCATGATATTTCATGGGAATTTGGTTAGCCGATGGTTCACCAGGCCTTCGGTCACCCTAATGCGTTAGTATCCTTTGAACTGATGGTAGGCAGTTCGTGGGGGAGGTTCACCCTACCACCACTTTGAAGTGCATCTCTGGGTAGATAGGAGAGAGGTAGTGTGCCTTATGcctcaaaaattgtttttattgtgtcAGAAATTTGTAATTGGTCCAAATAAATACACATAAATAGATGTTTGAGGGCGATGAATAGACATTAAATTCTTATCGCTCCACAATTCAAGGGACATTTTTATACTGAACCCTTTGATATTGGTGCTGCTGGAATATATTTCCCCTCAATGTAAAACTAGTGTTTTTGTATAAGATAAAATCTTACTTTTGCGTGCTTATCAGCACAAAAGAGGGAAACGTGGAAGATTATAACCATCAGCCCAAATCTTGTGAGGGCTAGGGTCAGGTGTTGCCAGAAGCCTTGTTTCTGTTAGATTTCAATGGGAGCATTTTGCATTATAACTATTAAATTAATGATTCAATGTATTCTTGCTTCCCAGGGGAGGAAATTGTTCTCCCCCCTAACTCACTGCTGGCATCCAACATGGACATCCCTATAACAAGACAGTCATATAACAagatattcaataaaaaacattcATTAGAGAACTGAACTTGTGGAGAACTGAAGTCGTGGAGGTGATGAACCTTTATTTTGTTATTGCGGGTACCCCTTCCCCCctaagaattttttaaagagcaCTGTTGTACAAATATTAGTCTGTAATGTACAAAAGGGGGTTGAAGGAGGGAATGGAAGCCTTCCTTGCATTTGAGAGAATCTTGAAACAAATAGTTCAAGTAACAAAAATTGTAAGTAAAGAGTTCCTTTATTGATGCAGTTGTTTCTATTGCCTATTGCCGAAAATTTCCTAAGCTAAGGGCCAAAGCCATATCTAGGGGGTGAGTCAGAGGGTTTGAAACTCCTGCCCCCaatttgtttgtctgactcgtaaaaatgcaatgaaaatacatataaacaattttctaaatcgtttttagaatattttttgtaagctcccccccccccaaaaaaaaaaaaataatcccctTAGCAAAAATCATGGATACGGCCTTACTAACGGTTCTTAATAAATGTCTTTAAAtccaaagaattttatatatttgaggtCAGTATGAAAAAGCAGTCCCTTCTTACGTTTTTAGAGCCTTGGCTACTACTAGCACGGTTGGTTCTTTACTATTAAGTCATCGCCACGAAGGGTTGGAAAATTAGTATTAGTCTGCGTATTTTTCTTTACAAGAGAGGGTGAGATATCCAGTAATCCAAAAGAAACTTAATCAATAGTTCCAAATAATACCAAAGATTGGTACTTTGATAATTAAACTGACCTTTGCAGCAAGATTGGTACCGAAATTTAcagtaatgtttattttttctattgtataTTGAAAGATTTTCATGCCTCACATAAACCGCATACCTCTACTCCACAAAATCATGTAACTGTTGGTATGCCTAGTACAAAGTTAGGAAAAACCCAATTGAGTGGAATGTCTTGTTCACTGACATAATTACGAAAGTTTGAGGATCTAGTTTTTCTAGTTTCGCCTACTTTTTGGTATTAATTTCGTGCTTATTCCGTTTTTGGTggctgttatttttttgttagtttgttgCTAAATTGAATATTGTCTTTGAAAAGACTCAGAATCCTTACAAGCGTCTAATGATGAAAACATTAATAGGAATAATATCGGCAATTCTACTTATAAATACAAATTGCCACGAGTGTAACCCAGATTTGGTAAAAGAGATACAGGGCTATAAACATGTCGTCGAACAAATAACAGAAGAAATACTTAATGGGGCTTCAAAAGGCCTTTGCTATGACAGACTGGCAGAATTTGTCGATGCATACCAGAAGAGGATTACTGGATCACAAGTTCTTGAAGATTCAATTGATCAcctattgaaaaaatatcagaGTGAAGGATCAGTCATGGATAAGACATGGAAAGAGCCTGTGCCTAACGTGCCTCACTGGATACGGTCAGTTCTAATTTTAAtgtcaatttaatttaattttaatttcaaaaaataacatttctttccactaatcattattttttttatgaattcttcatttattttctttcaaaactaaaTTCTTAAAATTGATAACCAATCCCTAGAATTAACACCCAATCCCCCCAAAGTCAATCCCTCAAAGTCAATAGCCCCACGGATCAAGCATCTCCAAAGTACTTGAAAATAGCTGAGGCTTAAGGCATTTTTCTATGGCTTCAAAAAATGGTGGTTTTCAGTTACCTTAAGACAGAAAGGGCATAACAATGGCTTGTGATTTGACCACATCtctgcctccccccccccccaaaatacACATTTGTTGGgaagtatataaaaaaatgttcaaaaaaagtATAGGGTACAGGTTACAGGGGGTAGTAATTGTGAAGAAAGAtatgtttttctcttcttgGTTGATATAGACCTTAGAATTAGAATCTTTTGTGCCTTGAAATGCATCCAGGGTATCCAAAAAGAGCCTTCAGCCGTGACTGAACCTCACAACTGCAAAGACTTATCCCACTCCTGTCGTAAAGATGCTTGAAAGTATTACAGGTAATGTACCCAGTGGGGCCAATTAACGAAAATGGTGGGTAAGGGATCAAACTGTACCTTTCAAAATTCAGGGGGgaggcaattttttcaaaaaaaatttcataaaagtttttttttatcaaagggGAAGGGGATGGCAAAAATTCAAGGGGACCAAAAACGAGATTCTTTTCCCTATCGTATTTATCCAGTATGCGCACTAATTAACTTTATTTGGTTCAAAAACTGCTTTGGCGGTTTGAAagtgttattttaaatttattgataaGACTAAATAAAGACAAATTAGGAACACTGGAAGAAAATGCAAAACTAGTGAAAATTGTAAGAAAACCACTGAAATTTAGGCAAAGGTCTCCACTTCAGTGTAGGGAGAAggactataaaaaaagaaaggacaaaaaaaatattatgaaatagaaaaattgaaactttgaaaaagaaggaaattagCTTTTACAAGATGAAACAAATTGCCACTGGATAGGGGGCATCAGTAGCTCAAAGTTTTGTGGGGAGTAGGACAATAGATTAGACCGCCTTGCTAGTCATTTTTAACGACCTTTTATTTCATGATTAGTTAATGCAGAACCCGTTTTATCATAACTTAAAGATTGAACAAGAAATGCTTCTTTTGGAAGAAGCATTGGCACAATTAAAAACTTACCTTTCTAAGGAGGGTTTGAATGgttttggcaattt encodes the following:
- the LOC136034368 gene encoding carboxypeptidase Q-like; the encoded protein is MHAILKYIFLFLAPFYVNSLECDQALLEEVRSYKPIVEGIIEETINGASKGLCYKKLADFVDKYQKRITGSQILEDSIDYLVSNLSSPESVMDEVWKEPAPDLPHWIRGREEAFVVEPVKKKMATLAFGSSVATPNGQALVAEAVVVENFDELYKLDPSQVSGKIVVYNQGYSSYGESREYRYKAAPEAAKLGAVAALVESIGPFSINSPHTGVTQYEDGVEKIPSIAITKEDAEMLRRIYRRGQKIVLSIKSNSTMLSPVTSHNLVADYKGSEYPDKVVVVSGHIDNWDVGQGAMDDAGGMMLGLIAVEVINNLGLPRPKRTIRNILWTAEEQGLLGAEKYFNQHQNELNNFVFVMESDSGTFDPQGLQYTGDRQNGECIIKEIVSMLAPINASKYEWTSGAVSTDITHFTDAGVPGAGLWDPDEIYFYFHHTEGDMMTVEDPDALDRAVALWTATAYIIADLNSDFPRSTSTCLYSPSILSLILLVYALKTLL